From a single Pseudorasbora parva isolate DD20220531a chromosome 17, ASM2467924v1, whole genome shotgun sequence genomic region:
- the btbd6a gene encoding BTB/POZ domain-containing protein 6-A isoform X2: MAAELYPVNDHATMQKNGTVMLSLPEKKSVEPVAQITASVATTPTTEQNINNNNVEIPSWHSAHPTLRERNALMFNNEHMADVHFIVGSPGESERVPAHKYVLAVGSSVFCAMFYGDLAEGDSDIHIPDVEPAAFLILLKYMYSDEIELSADTVLATLYAAKKYLVSALARACVGFLETSLEARNACVLLSQSHLFEEPELTQRCWEVIDAQAELALRSEGFSEIDLPTLESILRRETLNVKEAVVFQAVLGWADAECRRRGLSLTTQNQRSVLGKALHLVRLPSMTLQEFADGAAQSNILTLEETHNIFLWYTAATKPSLGFPVATRKGLASQRCHRFQSSAYRSNQWRYRGRCDSIQFAVDKRVFIAGLGLYGSSGGKAEYSVRIELKRQGVLLAQNLTKFVSDGSSSTFPVWFEHPVQVEQDAFYTVSAVLDGSELSYFGQEGMTEVQCGKVTFQFQCSSDSTNGTGVQGGQIPELIFYA; encoded by the exons ATGGCAGCGGAATTATACCCCGTGAACGATCACGCCACAATGCAGAAGAACGGGACCGTGATGCTGAGTCTGCCCGAGAAGAAGAGCGTAGAGCCGGTCGCGCAGATCACCGCGTCCGTCGCCACCACACCGACCACAGAGCAAaatatcaacaacaacaacgtgGAGATTCCCAGCTGGCACTCCGCGCACCCGACATTACGAGAAAG AAATGCACTAATGTTCAATAATGAACATATGGCAGATGTTCATTTCATTGTTGGTTCACCTGGCGAATCGGAAAGGGTCCCGGCCCACAAG TATGTGCTGGCGGTGGGGAGCTCCGTTTTCTGTGCCATGTTTTACGGGGATCTCGCTGAAGGAGACTCAGATATCCATATTCCAGATGTGGAACCCGCTGCGTTTCTCATCCTGCTCAA ATACATGTACAGTGATGAGATAGAGCTGTCGGCCGACACAGTTCTGGCTACGCTCTACGCTGCCAAAAAATACCTGGTGTCTGCGCTGGCTCGCGCATGTGTGGGTTTCCTCGAGACGAGCCTGGAGGCGCGAAATGCGTGCGTGCTGCTATCTCAGAGTCATCTGTTTGAAGAGCCAGAGCTTACTCAGAGGTGCTGGGAAGTGATCGACGCCCAAGCAGAGCTTGCGCTGCGCTCCGAAGGTTTCTCTGAAATTGATCTGCCCACACTGGAAAGCATCTTGCGCAGGGAAACGCTGAATGTGAAGGAGGCGGTGGTGTTCCAGGCTGTCCTGGGATGGGCCGATGCAGAGTGTCGGAGACGAGGCTTGAGCCTCACAACACAGAACCAGCGCTCCGTGCTGGGAAAGGCGTTGCACCTTGTGCGCTTGCCTTCAATGACACTGCAGGAATTTGCGGACGGAGCCGCGCAGTCAAACATTTTAACCCTTGAGGAAACGCACAACATCTTTCTCTGGTACACGGCTGCCACGAAACCTTCACTGGGATTCCCAGTTGCCACCAGAAAGGGGTTGGCGTCGCAACGCTGTCACCGGTTCCAGTCATCTGCCTACAGAAGCAACCAGTGGCGCTACCGCGGACGCTGCGACAGTATTCAGTTCGCCGTGGACAAGCGAGTGTTTATCGCTGGACTTGGTCTGTACGGCTCCAGTGGAGGGAAGGCGGAATATAGCGTCAGAATTGAACTAAAGAGACAGGGAGTGCTTTTGGCACAAAACCTGACCAAATTTGTGTCGGACGGTTCTAGCTCAACGTTCCCTGTGTGGTTCGAGCACCCGGTACAGGTGGAGCAGGATGCGTTCTACACCGTTAGCGCCGTTCTTGATGGGAGTGAGCTAAGTTATTTTGGACAGGAAGGAATGACAGAAGTCCAGTGTGGGAAAGTCACCTTCCAGTTTCAGTGTTCCTCTGACAGTACTAACGGGACAGGGGTGCAGGGGGGCCAGATTCCGGAGCTGATATTTTATGCATGA
- the btbd6a gene encoding BTB/POZ domain-containing protein 6-A isoform X1: protein MPAAPECRLSHHGRIMKCVTFLLLLPETLKKLKRASKHPGRLSVCYNILTLSLKKRMAAELYPVNDHATMQKNGTVMLSLPEKKSVEPVAQITASVATTPTTEQNINNNNVEIPSWHSAHPTLRERNALMFNNEHMADVHFIVGSPGESERVPAHKYVLAVGSSVFCAMFYGDLAEGDSDIHIPDVEPAAFLILLKYMYSDEIELSADTVLATLYAAKKYLVSALARACVGFLETSLEARNACVLLSQSHLFEEPELTQRCWEVIDAQAELALRSEGFSEIDLPTLESILRRETLNVKEAVVFQAVLGWADAECRRRGLSLTTQNQRSVLGKALHLVRLPSMTLQEFADGAAQSNILTLEETHNIFLWYTAATKPSLGFPVATRKGLASQRCHRFQSSAYRSNQWRYRGRCDSIQFAVDKRVFIAGLGLYGSSGGKAEYSVRIELKRQGVLLAQNLTKFVSDGSSSTFPVWFEHPVQVEQDAFYTVSAVLDGSELSYFGQEGMTEVQCGKVTFQFQCSSDSTNGTGVQGGQIPELIFYA from the exons ATGCCCGCTGCGCCGGAATGCAGGCTGTCCCATCATGGCCGGATCATGAAATGCGTGACTTTTTTACTCTTGCTTCCCGAAACGTTAAAGAAGTTGAAACGGGCAAGCAAGCACCCCGGCAGGCTTTCTGTGTGCTATAAtatcttaactctttccctgaaGAAAAGGATGGCAGCGGAATTATACCCCGTGAACGATCACGCCACAATGCAGAAGAACGGGACCGTGATGCTGAGTCTGCCCGAGAAGAAGAGCGTAGAGCCGGTCGCGCAGATCACCGCGTCCGTCGCCACCACACCGACCACAGAGCAAaatatcaacaacaacaacgtgGAGATTCCCAGCTGGCACTCCGCGCACCCGACATTACGAGAAAG AAATGCACTAATGTTCAATAATGAACATATGGCAGATGTTCATTTCATTGTTGGTTCACCTGGCGAATCGGAAAGGGTCCCGGCCCACAAG TATGTGCTGGCGGTGGGGAGCTCCGTTTTCTGTGCCATGTTTTACGGGGATCTCGCTGAAGGAGACTCAGATATCCATATTCCAGATGTGGAACCCGCTGCGTTTCTCATCCTGCTCAA ATACATGTACAGTGATGAGATAGAGCTGTCGGCCGACACAGTTCTGGCTACGCTCTACGCTGCCAAAAAATACCTGGTGTCTGCGCTGGCTCGCGCATGTGTGGGTTTCCTCGAGACGAGCCTGGAGGCGCGAAATGCGTGCGTGCTGCTATCTCAGAGTCATCTGTTTGAAGAGCCAGAGCTTACTCAGAGGTGCTGGGAAGTGATCGACGCCCAAGCAGAGCTTGCGCTGCGCTCCGAAGGTTTCTCTGAAATTGATCTGCCCACACTGGAAAGCATCTTGCGCAGGGAAACGCTGAATGTGAAGGAGGCGGTGGTGTTCCAGGCTGTCCTGGGATGGGCCGATGCAGAGTGTCGGAGACGAGGCTTGAGCCTCACAACACAGAACCAGCGCTCCGTGCTGGGAAAGGCGTTGCACCTTGTGCGCTTGCCTTCAATGACACTGCAGGAATTTGCGGACGGAGCCGCGCAGTCAAACATTTTAACCCTTGAGGAAACGCACAACATCTTTCTCTGGTACACGGCTGCCACGAAACCTTCACTGGGATTCCCAGTTGCCACCAGAAAGGGGTTGGCGTCGCAACGCTGTCACCGGTTCCAGTCATCTGCCTACAGAAGCAACCAGTGGCGCTACCGCGGACGCTGCGACAGTATTCAGTTCGCCGTGGACAAGCGAGTGTTTATCGCTGGACTTGGTCTGTACGGCTCCAGTGGAGGGAAGGCGGAATATAGCGTCAGAATTGAACTAAAGAGACAGGGAGTGCTTTTGGCACAAAACCTGACCAAATTTGTGTCGGACGGTTCTAGCTCAACGTTCCCTGTGTGGTTCGAGCACCCGGTACAGGTGGAGCAGGATGCGTTCTACACCGTTAGCGCCGTTCTTGATGGGAGTGAGCTAAGTTATTTTGGACAGGAAGGAATGACAGAAGTCCAGTGTGGGAAAGTCACCTTCCAGTTTCAGTGTTCCTCTGACAGTACTAACGGGACAGGGGTGCAGGGGGGCCAGATTCCGGAGCTGATATTTTATGCATGA